From a region of the Streptomyces caniferus genome:
- a CDS encoding potassium channel family protein codes for MSDEQQPRRGTGRFSILRSLWSRTRTEAKDDTEAGRSIVMPAQGMAPPLQQVLRRLVMALGVLALTTLLVWFDRDGYRDNAHGEVDFLAAAYYATVTLSTTGYGDITPVSDGARLINILVITPLRVLFLIILVGTTLEVLTARTRHQVRIHRWRSRMRDHVVVIGYGTKGRHTIETLIGQGVPKEKIVVVDPQKSVVDAASIDGFVGVHGDATRSDTLTRAELQRAARVVVATQRDDTAALVTLTARQLNKHASIVVAVREDENVPLLKQSGADMVITSSSAAGRLLGMSMSSPYVGTVLEDLLTYGSGLDLDERPVTKSEAGRSPRELDDLVVAVVRGHRVLNYGDPQAATLELTDRVITIRQAVPSS; via the coding sequence ATGAGTGACGAGCAGCAACCGCGCCGCGGCACCGGCAGATTCTCCATCCTCCGCTCGCTCTGGTCCCGTACCCGGACCGAGGCCAAGGACGACACCGAGGCCGGCCGGTCCATCGTCATGCCCGCCCAGGGCATGGCGCCGCCGCTCCAACAGGTCCTGCGACGGCTGGTGATGGCGCTCGGCGTACTGGCCCTCACGACGCTGCTCGTCTGGTTCGACCGTGACGGATACCGCGACAACGCCCACGGCGAGGTCGATTTCCTCGCTGCGGCCTACTACGCGACGGTCACCCTCTCGACCACCGGCTACGGCGACATCACCCCGGTCAGCGACGGCGCACGACTGATCAACATCCTGGTCATCACGCCGCTCCGCGTACTGTTCCTGATCATCCTGGTCGGCACCACGCTCGAAGTCCTCACCGCACGCACCCGGCACCAGGTACGCATTCATCGTTGGAGGTCCCGCATGCGAGATCACGTCGTCGTCATCGGGTACGGGACGAAGGGCCGCCACACCATCGAGACCCTGATCGGCCAGGGCGTCCCGAAAGAGAAGATCGTCGTCGTCGACCCGCAGAAGTCCGTCGTGGATGCCGCGAGCATCGACGGCTTCGTGGGCGTGCACGGAGACGCGACCCGCTCCGACACCCTGACCAGGGCCGAGCTGCAGCGTGCCGCGCGCGTGGTCGTGGCCACCCAGCGCGATGACACCGCGGCCCTGGTCACGCTGACGGCACGGCAGCTCAACAAGCACGCCTCCATCGTGGTGGCGGTACGGGAGGACGAGAACGTGCCGCTGTTGAAGCAGAGCGGCGCCGACATGGTCATCACGAGTTCCAGCGCGGCGGGCCGGCTGCTGGGGATGTCCATGTCCAGCCCGTACGTCGGCACGGTCCTGGAGGATCTGCTGACCTACGGGAGCGGGCTGGACCTCGACGAACGGCCGGTTACGAAGAGCGAAGCGGGCCGCTCCCCGCGCGAGCTCGACGACCTGGTGGTGGCCGTCGTACGGGGGCACCGGGTGCTGAACTACGGGGATCCGCAGGCCGCGACCCTCGAACTCACCGACCGCGTGATCACCATCCGGCAGGCGGTGCCGAGCAGTTGA
- a CDS encoding bacterial proteasome activator family protein, whose product MDMPMNERSQENPHVLVVGPDGMALGSTGSGGGGEDGENRETPVTDMVEQPAKVMRIGSMIKQLLEEVKSAPLDEASRVRLKEIHASSVKELEDGLAPELVEELERLSLPFTEESVPTDAELRIAQAQLVGWLEGLFHGIQTALFAQQMAARAQLESMRRALPPGAVPMDAEEGNLGQGGARSGPYL is encoded by the coding sequence ATGGATATGCCGATGAATGAACGGTCGCAGGAGAATCCGCACGTCCTGGTGGTCGGCCCGGACGGCATGGCGCTCGGCAGCACCGGCTCCGGTGGCGGGGGCGAAGACGGCGAGAACCGTGAGACCCCCGTGACGGACATGGTCGAACAGCCTGCGAAGGTCATGCGCATCGGCAGCATGATCAAGCAGTTGCTGGAAGAGGTGAAGTCCGCGCCTCTGGACGAGGCGAGCCGGGTCCGGCTCAAGGAGATCCACGCCAGCTCGGTCAAGGAGCTGGAGGACGGGCTGGCGCCCGAGCTGGTCGAGGAGCTGGAGCGCCTTTCGCTGCCGTTCACCGAGGAATCGGTGCCGACGGATGCGGAGCTGCGGATCGCTCAGGCTCAGCTGGTGGGCTGGCTGGAGGGCCTTTTCCACGGCATCCAGACCGCACTGTTCGCCCAGCAGATGGCCGCTCGCGCCCAGTTGGAGTCGATGCGCCGTGCGCTGCCGCCCGGCGCCGTTCCGATGGACGCCGAGGAGGGCAACCTCGGCCAGGGCGGTGCCCGTTCGGGCCCGTACCTCTGA
- a CDS encoding NAD(P)H-quinone oxidoreductase, with protein sequence MRAITIPEPGGPEALVWADVPDPQPAEGEVLVEVAASAVNRADLLQRQGFYDPPPGSSLYPGLECSGRIVDIGPGVHGWAVGDEVCALLAGGGYAEKVAVPAGQLLPVPSGLDLISAAALPEVTCTVWSNVFMIAHLRPGETLLVHGGASGIGTMAIQLAKAVGARVAVTAGGPEKLARCAELGADILIDYREQDFVQEIRKATDGKGADVILDIIGAKYLQRNIKALAVSGRLAIIGLQGGVKAELNLAALMAKRAAITGAGLRARPLNEKAAIVAAVREHVWPLISNGQVRPIVDRTLPMSEAAEAHRVVDESAHVGKVVLTV encoded by the coding sequence ATGCGAGCGATCACTATCCCGGAGCCCGGTGGCCCCGAAGCACTTGTCTGGGCGGACGTGCCCGATCCGCAGCCCGCCGAGGGCGAGGTCCTGGTCGAGGTCGCGGCGAGCGCCGTGAACCGCGCCGACCTGCTCCAGCGTCAGGGCTTCTACGACCCGCCGCCCGGGTCCTCCCTGTATCCGGGGCTGGAGTGCTCGGGGCGGATCGTCGATATCGGCCCCGGCGTGCACGGCTGGGCCGTCGGTGACGAGGTGTGCGCGCTGCTGGCGGGCGGTGGCTATGCGGAGAAGGTCGCCGTCCCGGCCGGGCAGCTCCTGCCGGTGCCGAGCGGCCTGGACCTGATCTCGGCCGCCGCGCTGCCCGAGGTGACCTGCACGGTCTGGTCGAACGTCTTCATGATCGCGCACCTGCGGCCCGGCGAGACGCTGCTCGTCCACGGCGGTGCCAGCGGCATCGGCACCATGGCGATCCAGCTCGCCAAGGCGGTCGGTGCGCGGGTCGCGGTCACCGCGGGCGGTCCCGAGAAGCTGGCCCGCTGTGCCGAGCTGGGCGCGGACATCCTCATCGACTACCGCGAGCAGGACTTCGTCCAGGAGATCCGCAAGGCCACCGACGGCAAGGGCGCGGACGTCATCCTCGACATCATCGGAGCGAAGTACCTGCAGCGGAACATCAAGGCGCTGGCGGTCAGCGGACGGCTGGCCATCATCGGGCTGCAGGGTGGGGTGAAGGCGGAGCTGAATCTCGCCGCCCTGATGGCGAAGCGCGCCGCGATCACCGGTGCCGGGCTGCGTGCCCGCCCGCTGAACGAGAAGGCAGCCATCGTCGCCGCCGTACGGGAGCACGTCTGGCCGTTGATCAGCAACGGACAGGTGCGGCCGATCGTGGACCGTACGCTCCCGATGTCCGAGGCCGCCGAGGCGCACCGCGTCGTGGACGAGAGTGCGCATGTCGGCAAGGTCGTCCTGACGGTCTGA